Genomic DNA from Klebsiella variicola:
AGCCTTGATGCCAGCGGCGAGTTTCCACGGCGTAATATCGACCTTCTGCGCGCGGGAGGCTGGTTAAGTCTCGCCGTGCCGTCATCCTGCGGCGGCGCGGGCGCCACTCTGGCCCAGCTTCAGCAGGCCATCGCCGCCATCGCCTGGGGAGAGCCGGCGACAGCGCTGATCGTCTGCATGCAGTATCTGCACCATTTGCGGCTGGCGGAAAACGACGCCTGGCACGCGCCGCTGCGCCAGCAGGTTTTTCACGATGCAGTCGAACACGGTGGCCTGATCAACAGCCTGCGCGTCGAGCCGGAGCTGGGCTCCCCGGCGCGGGGCGGCCTGCCGGACACCGTGGCGACCCGTCGCGCGGAGGGCTGGGACATCAGCGGCCATAAAATTTATACCACCGGCATTGAAGGGCTGCGCTGGCTGGCGGTGTGGGCCAGAAGCGATGATAACCCGCCGCTGGTGGGCACCTGGCTGGTGCCTGGCGACAGCCCGGGTATCAGCGTGGTGAAAAGCTGGGATCACGCCGGGATGCGGGCCACCGGCAGCCATGAAGTTATTTTTAACCACGTGCGGGTGGCGGCAGAGCACGCGGTGGATGTCTGGCCGGCCGATGCGCCACCCGCCGCCCAGGCCGAACCGTTTCGCCTGTTCGCCAACCGGCAGACGGCGCTGCTGGCGGCGATCTATGACAGCATTGCCCACGCCGCTCACGACTGGCTGGTGAGGTGGCTGGCGGGACGGGTACCCGCCGGTCTCGGTCATCCGCTCTCTCGTCTGCCACGGGTGCAGGAGAAAGTCGGGCAGATCGCCGGGCTGCTGCTGGTCAACCGCAGCCTGCTGGAGCAGGCCGCCGCGCTGCGCTTTTCCGCTATCGAGGCCAATCTGGCGAAAGTCACCATCACCGACAACGCCATTCAGGCGGTGAATATTGCGCTCGAGCTGACCGGAAATCATGGCCTGAGCCGACAGAACCCGCTGGAACGCCACTACCGCAACGTGCTCTGCGGACGGGTACATACCCCACAGAGCGACAGCGCCTGGCTGGCAGCCGGCAACTTCGTCTTTCAATCACAAGGATAATCACGATGCGTCTATCATTTTCAGGCCGGGTGGCGGCAGCGCTGATGCTGCTGGCGCTGGGCGGCTACGCGACAGCGCAGGAGCGGATCACCCTGCGTATCGCCGATCAAAAAGGCGGCATGCGTTCGCAGCTGGAGGCGGCCAACGCCCTGCAAAATCTCCCTTACGACATTAAGTGGGCCGAGTTCCCGGCCGCCGCGCCGCTGGCGGAAGCCCTCAACGCGGGCGCCGTGGACGCGGGGATCATCGGCGATGCGCCGTTGCTCTTTGCCCTGGCCAACGGTGCGCCGGTCAAGGCCATTGCCGTGGATAAAAGCAACCCGGCGGGGACCGCGGTGCTGGTTTCCCCCGGCAGCACGTTAAAAAGCGGCGCCGATTTAAAAGGCAAACGCATCGCCACCGGTAAAGGGTCGATTGGTCATTTCGTGGCGCTGAAAGCGCTGGAGCAGGCGGGGATTTCACCGAAGGAGGTGCAGTGGGTGTTCCTCGGCCCGGTGGACGCCAAAGTGGCGCTGCTTAACGGTTCGGTGGACGCCTGGGCGACCTGGGAGCCCTACACCACCCAAATGGTGAAGACCAACGAGGGGCAGATTCTGGTGAGCGGCAAAGGGCTGCTGCCGGGGAATACCTTCCTCGCGGCAACGGATTCCGCGCTTAACGATCCGCAAAAACGCGCCGCGCTGCAGGATTAT
This window encodes:
- a CDS encoding acyl-CoA dehydrogenase family protein, encoding MIHPERDDWARQLTALRQQMAEQAASLDASGEFPRRNIDLLRAGGWLSLAVPSSCGGAGATLAQLQQAIAAIAWGEPATALIVCMQYLHHLRLAENDAWHAPLRQQVFHDAVEHGGLINSLRVEPELGSPARGGLPDTVATRRAEGWDISGHKIYTTGIEGLRWLAVWARSDDNPPLVGTWLVPGDSPGISVVKSWDHAGMRATGSHEVIFNHVRVAAEHAVDVWPADAPPAAQAEPFRLFANRQTALLAAIYDSIAHAAHDWLVRWLAGRVPAGLGHPLSRLPRVQEKVGQIAGLLLVNRSLLEQAAALRFSAIEANLAKVTITDNAIQAVNIALELTGNHGLSRQNPLERHYRNVLCGRVHTPQSDSAWLAAGNFVFQSQG
- a CDS encoding ABC transporter substrate-binding protein; amino-acid sequence: MRLSFSGRVAAALMLLALGGYATAQERITLRIADQKGGMRSQLEAANALQNLPYDIKWAEFPAAAPLAEALNAGAVDAGIIGDAPLLFALANGAPVKAIAVDKSNPAGTAVLVSPGSTLKSGADLKGKRIATGKGSIGHFVALKALEQAGISPKEVQWVFLGPVDAKVALLNGSVDAWATWEPYTTQMVKTNEGQILVSGKGLLPGNTFLAATDSALNDPQKRAALQDYLQRLAGAERWAYANLDSYGKTLGEIIRFPAEIARAQFANRQSQWQPLAEETVTQQQATADFYLANGLIRTRLDVKPTFDPSFSVPAAEVTP